The genomic DNA CGGCGAAAAATATGCCCCGGTCTGGGCGGCCGTTGCCTGTATCGCCGGCTTCGGCTCCCCCGATCCCAGGGGGAAGTTGAAAGACACCCCGCTCTATTTTACCGCCGGCAGCGAGGACAAGCTGGGCGCCATGGGGCGAACCACGGCCGAACAACTCAAAGCCGCCGGCCTCGACGTCGAGTGGAAGGAACTGCCGGGCCTCGACCACGGGAGCATCATCGCCGGTTCCATGCCCGATGTGTTCGAATTCTTCAACCGACACCCCAGGAAATCGGGGAAGTAGCCTCGAATATCGACCGATTTCGCGGTGGACCGCAAAACGGGCGAAGGTGACCGGGCTCCTGCCGCCTGCCGGCTCCAGTCCCCGACCGGCTCAGGCCTTGATCGGTTTCAGCCGCGCGTTGCGCTTCGATTCGCCGCTCGGCTTCCCGGTCACCGGATGCCTGAAGTGGTAGGGCAGGATATACCCCGTGACATAGCGGAGGTCGTTTTTATCCATCTCGATATCCGGTGATACCCTCGCGCCGGGATCTCCCGGATCTCCCGCCAGCATGGGTCCGGCGATATCCTCCGGCAGAATCCAGCCGTCATCGATTCGGACCCCGTAGGGTATGACCCAGTTGATGGCCAGGATTTTCCAGATGCCGTCCTCGCGGACATACCGGATTTCATAAATGCCGTTTATGAACGACCGGCTGAATTTCTGCTTCTCCCCCTCCCCGGCCGGCATCGGCATCATGACGCCGCCAAAGGCGTACCACCTTCCGCTGGCCGTGTTCCCATCCGGATCCACCGTGATCAGTCCAGCAGACGGTATGAGCTGATGCTGGAATCCGACCGGCGGGACCTGGCTGACATCGAAATATTTCCGTACTCCCGCTTTCCCTTTCCATTTGCCCTCGAGCCAATCCAGGAGAACATCGGGGCTGTCGGAGAAGCAATCGATGATCTCCTCCTTCATCATGTGTTCCACGTAATAGTTGTAGGCGTATTGCAGCCGGTTGATTGCCTGGATGTCCTCGACCCCCTGCAGCCGCTTTTCGAGCGCCTCGATCCTGGACTCGAGCGACAAGGTGTCCTTTCCCGATCTGGAGCAGCCGGCGGACAAGGCGCCCGCCATTGCGGCCGCCGCCCCCCCCGCGGCGACCTTGGTTACGAAGCCCCTTCTTGTTGTACTGGCTTTTTCCATCTTTTTCATGAGGATGAACCCTCCTGTGTTTACATTGCCCGCGACGCGCCTGATTCCGGGTTGTTTCTTTTCCAATACCAGCCGTTTCTACCGCAGAGAGAGAGAAAAGGCCCGATTACCTGAGCGTCTTGGCGACGCGGAAGCCGAGATAGCCGCGGCCGCGGGTATCGGGCGCATACACGTAGGCCCGGTTCGCGGAGCGCAGAGTCACCTCGGTGCTCTCGAATGAATTGGATCGGAACCCGCGCACGGAGCAATCGCCGTTTTCCACGGCGGAACCATCGGCGGGCAGCCGGGCGCCGTCGGGTTCGTAGCAATCCTCCACCCATTGATAGACGTTGCCGTACATGTCGCAGAGGCCGAAAGGATTCGCCGGGAAGGAACAGACGGGGGAGGTGGAATTCTCCCATCGGTCGCGCCCTTCGGCTTTCCCTCCCATCTCCCCGGCGGCATCCTCCCCGTAATTGGCATGCTCGTGGCTGGGCTGGTCCCCCCACCCGTAAACGGTCGTGGAGCCCGCCCGCGCCGCGTACTCGAATTCCGATTCCGACAATAGTCGATAGGTCCCTTCGCCCGTCCTGTCATTGAGCCAGCGGATGTGGTCCCGGGCGTCCAGCCAACTGACGCCGGTAACCGGGTGATGGCCGCGGGGAGGATCCGCAAGATTCCCGGTGGGAGTGCCATCGCGATCCAGCCGGAGCGCGGCTTCGACGGAGGCGCCGTCGCAGGCGCGGCTGCGGACGCATTCCTCCCACTGGTCCCATGTAACGGGCCCCTTGCTTACCGCAAACGAATGTCCGATCGTAACGGCATGTTGCCCTTCGTCCGCTTCCCGCCCTTTCTCCGTCGCGGGCGAACCCATGACAAACGCGCCGGGCGGGACGATCACCATCTCCGGACAGGCCGGGCAGTCCCTGAAAACGCTCCCTGCAGGATGGGGGGAGTGAGTGCAGGCGGCCCATACCCCCGCCAGCGTCAGCACGGCCATGGCGACCAGCGGAATTCCGGGGAGCGCTCGACCGGAACAGATGCAGGAGGGTTTTGACATTCCCCGGTTTCCCGCCGTTCGTCGATGCAGGGCAGCCATTGACCACATTACCTGTCGGGCGTCAGAAGTTTGTGTCGATCGCCCCGATCTTCGGCTAAAATGCCGCCATAGTCAACAGGATGGATGGGAACCCCGCGGACCGCGATGAGGATGAGGCCCATGAAGTTTTTCACGATGATCGGCTTGGCGTCGATGCTGGGCCTGGCTGCCTGCGCCCGGGAACGTCCCATGAAAAGCCCGGATGGAAAGATCGAGGTCCGTTTCAGGATCGCGGCCGGCGGCACGCCGGTCTATGACATAAGGCTTGACGGGCGGCAGGCTATCCGGGAATCGCGCCTCGGCATCGTGCGCCGGGACGCCGATTTCACGCGGAATCTGGCCATGGTTCGCGATGCGGGGCGGGAGCGGATCGATAACAGGCCGATCCGGGACGAATATGAAATTCTCACCGCCAAGCGCCGCCGCAACACCTATGTCGCAAACCAAACGGTGCACCATCTGAAACTGCCCGACGGCGAACGAATGGACATCCTCTTCCAGGTCTCCAACGACGGCGTGGCGTTCCGCTATCATTTCCCCGGAACCTCCGGGGAGGCAAAGCAAATCATCAGGGAGGCGACCTCCTTCAAGATGCCCGATGGAACGAGCGCGTTTCTTCAGCCGATGCAGGAGAGCGGGTCCGGCTGGGAGAGATCCAATCCCGCGTACGAGGAGTTTTACCTCGGGGACATCCCCGTCGGCACGCAGTCGACCCTGAAGGCGGGCTGGGTCTTCCCGGCCCTGTTTCGCGAGGGGGACCGGTGGCTGCTGATCAGCGAAACGGGACTGGGCCGGGGCTACTGCGGGAGCAAACTGGCGCACGAATCGCCCGGCGGGGAATATTTCATCGAGCTGGCCGACAAGCGCGAAGTCAGGGGGGACGGCCCGTCGTTGCCGCAATCGCCATTGCCCTGGACCAGCCCATGGCGCGTCATCGTCCTGGGTTCGCTCAAGACCATCGCCGAATCGACCCTGGGGACCGACCTGGCCGACAAGGCCCGGTCGCCCCTGACGGGCATCCTCCCCGGCCGGGCGTCGTGGAGCTGGCCGCTGCTGGGCGACAGCCGGACGACCTACGACGTCCAGAAACAGTTCATCGACTACGCCGCCGACATGGGCTGGGAGTATTGCCTGATCGACGCGCTGTGGGACAGGCAGATCGGCTATGACAGGATCAGGGAGCTCTGCGGCTATGCCGCGACCAGGAATGTCGGCGTGCTGGTCTGGTATAACTCCGCCGGCGACTGGAACACCACTCCCCAGACTCCCCGCGACAGGATGCTCACCCACGAAAGCCGCGTCGCCGAGTTCGACAGACTCCAATCCATGGGGGTCAAAG from Acidobacteriota bacterium includes the following:
- a CDS encoding SnoaL-like domain-containing protein; translated protein: MKKMEKASTTRRGFVTKVAAGGAAAAMAGALSAGCSRSGKDTLSLESRIEALEKRLQGVEDIQAINRLQYAYNYYVEHMMKEEIIDCFSDSPDVLLDWLEGKWKGKAGVRKYFDVSQVPPVGFQHQLIPSAGLITVDPDGNTASGRWYAFGGVMMPMPAGEGEKQKFSRSFINGIYEIRYVREDGIWKILAINWVIPYGVRIDDGWILPEDIAGPMLAGDPGDPGARVSPDIEMDKNDLRYVTGYILPYHFRHPVTGKPSGESKRNARLKPIKA
- a CDS encoding formylglycine-generating enzyme family protein → MSKPSCICSGRALPGIPLVAMAVLTLAGVWAACTHSPHPAGSVFRDCPACPEMVIVPPGAFVMGSPATEKGREADEGQHAVTIGHSFAVSKGPVTWDQWEECVRSRACDGASVEAALRLDRDGTPTGNLADPPRGHHPVTGVSWLDARDHIRWLNDRTGEGTYRLLSESEFEYAARAGSTTVYGWGDQPSHEHANYGEDAAGEMGGKAEGRDRWENSTSPVCSFPANPFGLCDMYGNVYQWVEDCYEPDGARLPADGSAVENGDCSVRGFRSNSFESTEVTLRSANRAYVYAPDTRGRGYLGFRVAKTLR
- a CDS encoding glycoside hydrolase family 97 protein; this translates as MKFFTMIGLASMLGLAACARERPMKSPDGKIEVRFRIAAGGTPVYDIRLDGRQAIRESRLGIVRRDADFTRNLAMVRDAGRERIDNRPIRDEYEILTAKRRRNTYVANQTVHHLKLPDGERMDILFQVSNDGVAFRYHFPGTSGEAKQIIREATSFKMPDGTSAFLQPMQESGSGWERSNPAYEEFYLGDIPVGTQSTLKAGWVFPALFREGDRWLLISETGLGRGYCGSKLAHESPGGEYFIELADKREVRGDGPSLPQSPLPWTSPWRVIVLGSLKTIAESTLGTDLADKARSPLTGILPGRASWSWPLLGDSRTTYDVQKQFIDYAADMGWEYCLIDALWDRQIGYDRIRELCGYAATRNVGVLVWYNSAGDWNTTPQTPRDRMLTHESRVAEFDRLQSMGVKGLKIDFFGGDGQSMIDYYLDILEDAAPYGFLMNFHGATLPRGWQRTYPHLMTMEAVKGFEYVTFGQENADHAPAHAAMLPFTRNVFDPMDYTPVCLDRVSDGIRRKTTSAFELALSVIFTSGIQHYPEVPAGMARMPDYVKDFMKKVPSTWDDSRFLDGYPGKYAVMARQKAGKWFVAGINGEDAGRALTLDLAELKAAKGTLITDGDGELFRKQDVELQPGEKYDLILQPNGGFVLTLQ